The following coding sequences lie in one Moritella viscosa genomic window:
- the hlyIII gene encoding hemolysin III gives MSRSATPIITNIGTVAAPYSAKEEAANTWSHIIGVLLSIAALIALLVPSIQQADPWRITSFSIYGISMFLLFFASSAYHYASNPATKAKLKTLDHCAIFLLIAGTYTPLLLIELRGVLGWSIFGVVWSMALFGIIAKVYWAERFKKVSLFFYLIMGWLIVFSGDELLGKLATGALYWLIAGGVAYSIGAIFYANKRIPYNHAIWHIFVLLGSACHFITIYLYILPVSH, from the coding sequence ATGTCACGCAGTGCTACACCAATAATAACGAATATAGGCACGGTAGCCGCCCCTTATAGTGCAAAAGAAGAAGCCGCGAACACTTGGTCTCATATCATAGGTGTATTACTGAGTATTGCCGCGCTTATCGCACTATTAGTACCCTCAATACAACAAGCAGATCCTTGGCGTATTACCAGTTTTAGTATTTATGGAATCTCGATGTTTTTATTATTTTTTGCATCAAGTGCTTATCACTATGCATCGAATCCAGCGACTAAAGCGAAATTAAAGACCCTCGACCATTGTGCTATTTTCTTATTGATCGCAGGTACTTATACGCCATTGTTACTGATTGAACTGCGTGGTGTACTGGGCTGGAGTATCTTCGGTGTAGTCTGGTCTATGGCGCTATTTGGTATCATAGCTAAAGTCTATTGGGCTGAACGGTTTAAGAAGGTATCGCTATTTTTTTATCTTATTATGGGTTGGTTAATTGTTTTTTCTGGCGATGAATTATTAGGTAAACTCGCCACCGGCGCACTGTATTGGTTAATTGCCGGCGGAGTAGCTTATTCAATTGGTGCGATCTTCTATGCCAATAAACGTATTCCGTATAACCACGCTATTTGGCACATATTCGTGTTACTTGGTAGCGCTTGCCACTTTATAACAATTTACCTTTATATACTGCCAGTAAGCCACTAA